From a region of the Tursiops truncatus isolate mTurTru1 chromosome 2, mTurTru1.mat.Y, whole genome shotgun sequence genome:
- the LOC117310273 gene encoding LOW QUALITY PROTEIN: alpha-1-antitrypsin-like (The sequence of the model RefSeq protein was modified relative to this genomic sequence to represent the inferred CDS: deleted 1 base in 1 codon), translating into MPSSITWGLVLLADLCSQVPGAMRQSSPDIYQYDLPHFSSFAFSLYHELARQSNDKIIFSPVSIAIAFAMSLSLGTKDDTYIQILKGIGFKFKKAPKADIHKGLGSLPETLKQPNSQFQLTASTMLIIDENPKQKPEFLYNVKKLYHSKALSINFRNIKEAKKEIKHQIKIRTQGIIVDLVKELDEDTALALVNYIIFEVLPIYTCPNCPFLEPTI; encoded by the exons ATGCCATCCTCCATCACGTGGGGCCTCGTCCTGCTGGCAGACCTGTGTAGTCAAGTCCCTGGTGCCATGCGTCAGTCCAGCCCTGATATTTATCAATACGATCTCCCACACTTCTCCAGCTTCGCCTTCAGCCTGTACCATGAACTGGCCCGTCAGTCCAACGACAAAATCATCTTCTCCCCAGTGAGCATCGCTATAGCCTTTGCGATG TCTCTCTCCCTGGGAACCAAAGATGATACTTACATCCAGATCCTGAAGGGCATAGGCTTCAAGTTTAAGAAGGCGCCTAAGGCTGATATCCACAAAGGCTTAGGGAGTCTCCCTGAAACCCTTAAGCAGCCAAACAGTCAGTTCCAGCTGACCGCCAGCACTATGCTAATCATTGATGAGAATCCGAAGCAAAAGCCTGAGTTTTTGTACAATGTCAAGAAGCTGTACCACTCAAAAGCCCTGTCCATCAACTTCAGGAACATCAAAGAGGCCAAGAAAGAGATCAAGCATCAGATAAAGATAAGAACTCAGGGAATAATTGTGGATTTGGTCAAAGAGCTTGACGAAGACACGGCTCTTGCTCTGGTGAACTACATAATTTTTGAAG TTCTGCCAATTTACACTTGCCCAAACTGTCCATTTCTGGAACCTACGATCTGA